CTTTAATTGCCTGGTTTACAGCCCCTGCACCTATGGCTTGCACTTCAACTTTCCCCTTTTCTCTCATCGATCCCGCTATAGCTCCTGCTACTGAGTTTGCATTAGACTTAGCTGAAACTTTTAATACTTCTGTCATTAATAGCACCTCCTGATTTAGTAACTCTAAATGTTATAATACTACATTCTACCGGTTTATGTAAAAATTCTTCATTAAATTAATTTTTCCTTTATTAAACAAAAAACTTTTAGAAAAATTTTATTCTGGTAATTTTAGAATTATAACTAACTTAGCTCATTTCTTTT
The Natranaerofaba carboxydovora genome window above contains:
- a CDS encoding stage V sporulation protein S, translating into MTEVLKVSAKSNANSVAGAIAGSMREKGKVEVQAIGAGAVNQAIKAIAIARGYVAPSGIDLIFIPGFTDVEIEGEERTAVKLFIESR